The region TGAATCGTTTTTCAATGCGCCGCCGAAGCCGCCGCCGCCGAGTCCCCGCCATCCGATCGCTCAGGTTGAGTGATCCAGATCAGCGCGATCAATGCGACAAAAATCGTCGCCGAGATATAGAACAGATCGTTCACGCCCAACTGCGCGGCCTGCTGCGTCGCCATGCTGTTGAACAGCCCATAGCTCTGGTCCCTGCTGAAACCCGCCGCACCGAATTGCTCCATCGATGCAATGAAGTTCGGGTTATACGGATTGGCCTGCTCGACAAGCTGCGCATGATGCACGCTTGACCGGTGATCCCATGCGGTTGAAAAGATCGATGTGCCGATACCGCCGCACATGATCCGCACGAAGTTCGACAATCCCGATGCCGCGGCAATCCGGTGTCCCGGCAAGCCTGACAATGTCAGCGAAACCAGCGGAATAAAGAACCCGGCCATGGCGATGCCTTGAATCAATGTGGGCAACATCAGGGTGAACGAGTCGACGCTCGTGGTGTAGTGCGAGCGCATCCACAACACGAGAGCAAACACCAGGAATGCACCCGTTGCGATCTTGCGCGGATCGATGCGCGGCAGGAATTTGCCGACCACGGGCGAGAGCAATACCGCGAAAAACCCGACCGGCGCGAGCACAAGGCCGGCATCGGTCGCGGTATAGCCAAGATTCGTCTGCAACCACAACGGCAACAGCACGATATTGCCGAAATACAAGCCGTAGCCCACCGCGAGCGCGATCGTTCCACCCGTAAAATTGCGCAGCTTGAAGAGCGAGAGATCGATGACCGGATGTGCCTCGGTCAACTCCCACACAATGAAGAACGCGAGCGCGATCACCGCGATCAGCGTCAGTACCACGATGGTCGTCGAATTGAACCAGTCGAGATCCTTGCCTTTGTCCAGCATGATCTGCAGCGACGCGATCCAGATGACGAGCAGGGCCAGACCGACGGTATCGATAGGCGCCTTGCGAATGACCGAATCGCGCTCACGGAAAATGGCAAACGCAGCGATCGCGGCAATGACACCCACCGGTATGTTGACGTAAAAAATCCACGGCCAGGAGATGTTGTCGGAGATCCAGCCGCCGAGAATCGGTCCCGCGACAGGCGCAATCAACGTGGTCATCGACCACATGGAAAGCGCCAGGGGCGCCTTCGCTCGAGGATAACTGGCGAGCAGCAAGGTTTGCGAGAGGGGGATCATCGGACCCGCGACCGCGCCCTGGAAGACCCGTGCGGCGAGCAGAAAGGGAAGGCTCGGTGCGAGCCCGCACAGCCACGATGCGATCACAAACAGCACGATCGACATGGTGAACAGTTTCACTTGCCCGAGGCGCTGCGTAAGCCAGCCGGTGAGCGGCACGGAAATCGCATTGGCGACCGCGAATGACGTGATCACCCAGGTGCCTTGATCCGACGCGACCCCAAGGTCGCCCGATATCGTCGGGATGGACACATTCGCAATCGATGAGTCGAGCACGTTCATGAACACGGCGAGCGACACCGCGATCGTGCCGATCACGAGTCTGGCGCCCTCCAGCGGTGGATGGGCGACGTTGGGTTGAGACATGGGAACAGCTCCGTGAATAGTTGCGGGCGCTTATGCCGGTTTGACGAAATCTCGCTTCGCCGGGAGCCGAATGTTGTTCTTCGAGGTTTTTAGCGAGCTGTCGTTACCATCGCTGCCGCTGCTATTGCCGCGGTCTTCTCCACGTGCCGTATCCAGATCACGCGTGCCTTCGTTTGCCGCGATGATGCGTGCAATTTCAGCATCGGCCTTATCGCCGTAGCGGGCGAATACATCGGTCTGGTACACGGTGTTCGGCGCGGTACTGAGCTGGCCGCCGTTCTCGTCTTCGGTAGACACATCCACGTTCATCGACAACCCGATCCGCAGCGGATGCGTCTGCAGTTCGTGCGGATCGAGTGCGATACGCACCGGCAAGCGTTGCACGACCTTGATCCAGTTGCCGGTCGCGTTTTGTGCCGGCAACAGCGAGAACGCCGAGCCGGTTCCGGCGGAGAAGCCGATCACCTTGCCGTGAAATACGACGCCTGAACCATAAACGTCGGCCGTCAATTCGACGGGCTGGCCGACACGCATGTGGGTCAATTGCACTTCCTTGAAGTTGGCGTCGATCCAGACTCCGTTCAACGGCACGATGCCCATCAGTGGCGTGCCGGGCAACACGCGCTGACCGACCTGCACCGAACGCCTCGCGATGTAACCGGTCACCGGCGCGGGCAGGGTGTCGCGCGCGAGGTTGAGATACGAATCGCGGACCCTGGCGGCGGCCGCGAGTACATTCGGATGGTTCGCGAGGGTCGTATTCGACGTCAGCGAACGATTCGACTGCAACGCTTGTCGTGCGGCGTCGAGAGAAGCCTGTGCGCCGCGCACGGCGTCGCGGGCATGAGAGATTTCCTCGCCGGAGATCGCGCCGGTCTGCACAATCGTCAAGCGCCGCCGCAGGTCGTCCTGGGCACGCGACAGATCCGATTGACGCAATGCGACTTGCGCCCGGTACTGGTTATCGTCGACGAAGAGCGTGCGGACCTGGCGAACGGTTTGCGCGAGATTCGCTTCGGCCTGGTCGAGCGCGATCCTGGCGTCGGCTGGATCCAGGACGACAAGCGGATCACCCGTCTTCACGGTTTGGGTGTCGTCGGCATTCACCGAGATCACCGTGCCGATCACTTGCGGCGTGATCTGCACGATGTTGCCGTTCACATACGCGTCGTCGGTGTTTTCGTGGAAACGCGCGACCAGAAAGTAGTACAGCCCGTAGGCAACCGCCGCGATGATCAGGACCAGCACGATCAGGGACATCAGCACGCGGCGCCTGGTGTTGTTTTGGGGCGCCGGTTCCGCTGCGGCATGGTGTTGAGAGTCGTTCATGAATAGCTCCGTATTCTCCGTCTGGCGTTGCTGCCAATCGATTCGATGTGGTCGGGTTCAGTCGGCGGTATTGAAGCCGCCGCCCAGTGCCTTGATCAGGCCAATCTGAAGATCGCGTCGCTTCATCCGCAAGTTCGTCACGGTTTGTTCGTTCGACAAACGGTTCTGGTCGGCGGTGAGTACCTGCAGTTGTGGTGACAACCCGGCCTTGTAGCGGGTCACGGCGAGTTGATAGGCTTGCGTGGCGGCGTCGAGGGCCCGCGCCGCGTCGAGGCTTTGCCGATCGACCGAGCGAATCGACGCGATCTGCGTCGCGACATCGTTCAGCGCATTGATCAAGGTCTGGTTATAGTTCGCGACGTCGAGATCGAAGTCCGCGTAACGGCCTTTTAACTGGGCGCGTAATGCGCCGGCATCGAAGATCGGCAAATGAATGGCCGGCCCTGCGTTGAACTGGCGGCTGCTCGACGTGAAGAGGCGGCCCCAGCCGAAGGCATCAAGACCCGCCGCCACCGACAGATTGATGTCGGGGAAAAATTCGGCCTTGGCTTCTTGTACGTTCGATGTCGCCGCTTCGACCTGCCAGCGCGCGGCGACAATATCTGGCCGCCGCGCGATCAGATCGGCGGGCACGTTGTCCGGCAGCGCGATCTCGATCTTCGAGTTCAGTACCGGTTTCGCTATTGTCAGGCCACGATCCGGGCCTCGACCGAGCAATGCACCAAGTTGATAACGCGTCGTCGTGATCTGACCGTCGAGTCCGGATAAATTCGTCTGGCTCGTCGCGATATTGGCGGCCGCCGTGCGGATTTCGACATCGGTATCGAGTCCCGCCGCCACGCGGCCGTTCGTGATGCGACCCACCTCAGTGCGGTTGGCGAGCTCGCGCTGCGCGACCTCGCGCAACGCATAGAGCAGCGCGAGCTGGTTGTATGTTTGCGCAACTGATGCAGCCAACGTCACGCGCGCCTGTTGCATGTCAGCCTCGGCGGCCTTCTGGCGCGACACGGCCTGCTTCAGCCGGGAGCGGTGCTTGCCCCACAGGTCCAGGTCCCACGAAGCGCTGACGAGCGCATTGTTCTCGCTATACCAATTGCCGCCGTAGGGGGGCGGGTAGAGCCCGTTCGCGGAAGAGAGCTCGCGACTCCAGGCGTACGAGCCGTTCACTTGCGGGAATAGCGCCGCACGCGAACTTTCCCTATACGACGATGCCTTTTCGATCCGGGCTTGCGCCTGCGCGATCGACGGATTACCCGCAAGCGCTTCGTCGATGAGTCGCGGCAATTGCGGATCGCCGAACTGCCTCGCCCAATCGAGCGACGGCCACTGGCCGCCTTGCGACGGCACGCTTTGCGTAGCCTGTAGTGCGTCGTTTCGCGGGTCGGTGATCTGTTTGTCAGTGTCGATGCCGGCGTAGTTGGCACAACCTGCGAGGACCAGCGTGGCCAGGACCAGCGCACCGCGTTTCATCGTGCTCGCAGGCGCCGCAATCGCCGGTAACGCCAATCGCGCGACGATTGAAGTAAAGCTTGTTTGAAGTTCCAGCATGAATTCGATCCGACATTAACCAGCCTCAAGATTAATGATCGGACGCGCGCATGAATCTGTTGATAATGACAAAATACTTCTAAAAACGGTCACGATTCGAAGAATGCGCTTATGGACGGCTTTAGCCTGCGGCCTCCAGACTCCGCTTCCACTCCGACGCGCTGCAACCGAAGCTAGCCTGGAACCATCTGGAAAACGCGCTCAGGCTACCGAACCCCAGCGCTTCGGCTGCCTGCGTCAATGACACCGTTTGCACGCTGAGCAATCGCTTCGCGGTGTCGCACCGGACTTGCTGTAAAAGCCCGGAATACGAAAGCCCTTTGTCCGCGAGTCGCCTGTGCAGGGTGCGCCGATTCATGCCAAGACTGGAGGCAAGCGTTTCGACGCTGCATCGCGAGTCGCGTAACTGCTGATGCATGAGCCACTCCACGCGTGCCTCGAAATCTTCCGGCGAATGATTGAAGGTTTGCCCGAGCAAGGTCTTCGCATGGCGTCGGAGTACGGCGGACGAAGTGACGACCTTCAGGGATAGTGCGTCGCGACCGAGCAGAATCCCACTGACCATCTGGTCGTACCTGAGCTCGCATCGCATGAAATTGCTTTGCAATTGCGTGTGTGCGGGACGGGAGTGTTCCTGGCAGACGGTTTCGGGCTGCCAGTCCTGTCCAACGAGCCAGCGAATCATCTGGACGATTCCGCACGCACAATATTCCATCACGTGTATTGAAGGAATCTCGGACTCTATCCGGAACGTCAATAGCGGTTTCTCGAAGCGTTCGTCGAGATCGATGAAGATACCGTCGCAATGGTGATGCAACTGCGTCGAATACGTGTGCAGCGCATCCCGTAACGTTTCCTCTTCCCGCAATAACAGACTGACCAGGCCATAGTCCGGAACGCCGCGCGCAATCGCGACGCGCGCGCCAAAATCGGTACGCGCGGACGCAGCGACGGAAAGATCCAGAAGCCTGACCCACGCATCCAGCGGAATCAGGCTGTCCGGGCTTTCGGCGATATCGCTGCTCAATCCGACCCGAGCCATCAGCGCTTTACCGTCAATGCCGACGTCGCAGGCAGCCCGCAAGTAGCCATGCAAGGTGGCGCTTCTGACGACTCGCTTGCGCATGTCCGTTGTTCCTCGCGAATAGCTGATGTGTCCCACATTGAAAAGCGTGAGTCACGAAATGTCAATTGCGCGTGGCGCCATGGGTCAAACGAACAGATTCCGGATTCGATGAGGTTGAGCGCGATGATATTGATGGGGCGCCTTGACCTGAACGCCGAAGTGCGCGGCGGCATGCCATGGCCAGCGGGGATCGTAGAGCACCGCTCTCGCGAGCGCGATCAGGTCGGCATCCCCCGTGCCGAGGATAGTTTCGGCCTGCTCGAATTCCGTGATCAGGCCAACGGCGATGACCGGCAAGTTAGTCGCCTGTTTCACCGCGCGCGCAAGAGGAACTTGATAGCCGGGTCCAACGGGGATGCGCTGTGCCGGGCTCGACCCGCCACTCGAGACATTGATCGCGGCGCAGCCTCTTCGCTCCAACGCGTCGACAAAGGCGATGGTGTCCTCGATGGACCATCCGCCTTCGACCCAATCGGTTGCGGACACTCGCATCGTCACGGGACGATCATGCGCAAACGCGTCCCGCACGGCCTCGAATACTTCCAGCGGAAACCTCATTCTATTTCCCAATGAACCGCCGTACTCGTCTGTCCTCTGATTTGAAAGAGGCGAGAGAAACTCGTGGAGCAGATAGCCGTGCGCGCCAAGAATCTGAATGAATTCGAGTCCGAGCCGGGACGCGCGTCGTGCGGCACTAGCGAAGGCGTTGCGGATTGCTGCCAGACCATCACGATCCAGCGCAACCGGCGGCATCTCGCCGGACGCGAACGCGAGCGATGAAGGCCCGTGGGTAGACCAGCCATTCGGCTGCCCAGGCAAAATCTGTGCGCCACCGTCCCACGATTTTTGTCGCGACGCTTTTCGCCCGGCATGGTTGAGCTGAATACCGATCGGCATGTCCGACCAGCGCCGGACGCCGTGCAGTACGCGCGCCATGGCGGCTTCGCATGCGTCGGAATAGAGGCCAACGTCACCCGGGGTATTGCGTCCTTCCGGGGTGACGGCGGTCGCCTCGATCGTGAGCAGTGCCGCACCTGAACTGGCGAGGTGCCCGAGATGGATCAGATGCCATTCGTTCATCTGCCCGTCTTCAGCCGAGTATTGGGCCATTGGGGCGATGACGATGCGATTGTCTAATTTCAGATTGCCGATCTGGGCCGGCGTGAAAAGGATCGGGAGACTCATCGATAGCTCCATGCGGCGCCCGCCTGGGCGCCGTCCATATCTTTGGCGTGGATAGATTCTGCGGATGGGTTCGGTATGCGTGGCGGAGCATGAGGTCCGCCTGACCGGTGCTTCGTCGTGGCTGCAGTCGCCGCTCGACGATGTCAGACGTGCTTCAGCAGGATGTCCGCCACTTCGCGCGCCGTGTTGATCATCAGGTCGTGCCCGCCGTCCAGCGAATAGACGTGACTTCCGGGAAGGTCGCGTTGGGCCTCGTACCAATCCGGAATAAGGCTCGGCAATCCGATATCTTTCGAATTGTAGATATACAGCTTCTTCGGCACTTTCCTGAATTCGCCGGTGAGAGACAGTTGTTGCGTGAAGCAGGCCAACGGGTGCGACGTCAGTTTCGAGTCTGCCCACGCCTGATGTTCCTCGTCCACGCCAAATACCTTTGAAGGCCAGTGCGCAACCTGCGTGCCGCCGAGCGTGGCGCTGCTTTCGGCCCACGGCGATAACAGATTGGGCAGCAATGAAAAGAGCGAGTCGCCACTTTTTTCCGGAAGCGGACCATCGAGGTAGACAAGCGAGGCAATCCGGTCGGGTAACAGGTCGGCCACTCCGGTAATGACAAGGCAACCATACGAGTGGCCGCACAGCACGACATCATGGAGATCTCGCCACTTGATGAGATTGACGATGTCGAGGATGTGAGTTTCCAGATTGACTGGACCCAACGTCGCAAGATGAGAGCGCTCTCCGACGCCCGTCAGCGTGGGAGTGAGAACACGATGGCCGGCTTCTTCCAGGGAAGGGCGGACCTTGTCGAAACACCAGCCTCCATGGAAAGCGCCATGCACGAAGAGAAAATTTGTCATGGTGGACGGGACCTCTAACGTTAAATTTTGCGAAACGCGTCGACCTACAAGCCGAATATCACGCGTCATCTTTCCGGATAGTTGATCTGCCGGGACACAAACAAGTGTATCGACATCAGCGTTTGTCTTTTGACATTACGGGACACGTGTTTTGCAAATCAGGACAGTCCGCCCGCGATGACTGCCGGCCGATGCCCTCGCGTGTCGACATCATCCACGACGATGTGGCTCGAATGCCGAGTGCCGAAAAAAATTTGGTGAAACTGTACTTTCACCAAACGGATTGCAGGCGGCTTTGCTTCGCAGGCCATCAATACGGCCACACATTCTGTTGCTTCACCCGTAATCTTTGCACATTCACCCAGGCATTCGCATTGCTCTTACGGAGTTGAAAAATGACCGATTTATCTTCGGGAACCCGCTCGCTTGCTTCCCTGCATCGGGCCCGTATCGACGAGGATCCACAGGAAACGGCCGAATGGCTCGACGCGCTCGATGGCGTGGTCAGCCATGCGGGTGTTGAACGGGCGCAGTATCTGTTCGATCGGCTCGCGGCCCATGCATCGTCCAACGGCGTGACGACAGCGCGTCTGAATATCACGCCCTACGTCAATACGATTCCCGTCGATCGTCAACTTCCGTATCCCGGCGACATCGAAACGGAAGAAAAGCTCGCGGCCGCGCTGCGCTGGAATGCATTGGCCATGGTGGTGCGGGCCAATCGTGCCTATGGTGAACTTGGCGGCCATATTGCCAGCTATGCGTCCGCGGCCGATCTGTTCGAGGTCGGCTTCAATCATTTTTTCCGCGGCGCCGATGATGCTAGTGGCGGCGACCTGATTTATTTCCAGCCGCATTCTTCGCCGGGCGTCTATGCGCGCGCTTTTCTGGAAGGCTTTCTCGGTGAAACGCATCTTGAACACTACCGTCAGGAAATCGCGGGTCCGGGTCTGTGTTCCTATCCTCATCCATGGTTGATGCCGGATTTCTGGCAGTTCCCGACGGGCTCGATGGGCATCGGCCCGATCAATTCGATCTATCAGGCGCGCTTCATGCGTTATCTGCAGAACCGTGGACTTCTGCGCACGGAGGGCCGCAAGGTATGGGGGTTTTTCGGCGACGGCGAAATGGACGAGCCAGAGTCGATCGGCGCACTCTCACTGGCCGCACGCGAGAGCCTCGACAATCTCGTGTTCGTGATCAACTGCAATCTGCAACGCCTCGATGGTCCGGTGCGCAGCAACAGCCGCATCATCGACGAACTCGAAGCGCAGTTTACGGGTGCGGGATGGAATGTGATCAAGGTACTGTGGGGCTCGGACTGGGACACGCTCTTTGCCCGTGATCGCACAGGGGCGTTGGCGCGCGCGTTCTCTCATACCGTGGATGGACAGTTCCAGACCTTTTCGGCCAACGACGGCGCCTACAACCGCGAACGCTTCTTCGGACAGAACGCCGAACTGGCCGCGCTCGCCGCGCACCTGAGCAACGACGACATAGATGGCCTGCGGCGCGGCGGCCACGACGTGCGCAAGCTGCATGCGGCGTATGAGCGCGCGGCGAAACATGCAGGTCAGCCCACGGTCATTCTCGCGAAAACGATGAAGGGCTTCGGCATGGGTTCGATCGGCCAGGGGCGCATGACCACGCATCAGCAGAAGAAGCTCGACATCGACCAGTTGAAGGCCTTTCGCGATCGCTTTCGTCTACCGCTCTCCGATGACGACGTCGAACAACTCAGGTTCTACAAGCCGGCAGAGAGCAGCGCGGTCATGCAGTATCTGCACGCGCGCCGCGTGGCGCTGGGCGGCTATCTTCCGAGAAGGCGGACAGCGGCGTCGCACACGCCGGCCGTGCCCGCCATGTCTTCGTGGGGACAATTCGCGTTGGACACGAACGGCAAGGAGATGTCGACCACCATGGCGATCGTGCGCATGCTCGGCAATCTGCTGAAAGATGCCGAATTGGGTCCGCGTATCGTGCCCGTCGTGGCGGATGAAGCACGCACCTTCGGCATGGCCAACCTGTTCCGGCAGGTGGGTATCTATTCGCCGCACGGTCAGCTTTACGAACCGGAAGACATGGGGTCGATGCTTTACTACCGGGAAGACACAGGCGGCCAGATTCTCGAGGAAGGGATTTCGGAAGCGGGTGCGGTGTCTTCGTGGATCGCCGCGGCGACGTCGTACAGCGTGCACGATCTCCCGATGCTGCCGTTCTACATCTACTACTCGATGTTCGGCTTCCAGCGTATCGGCGACCTGATCTGGGCGGCTGCCGACCAGCGTGCGCGCGGTTTCCTGATCGGCGCGACCGCTGGCAAGACGACGCTCGGCGGCGAAGGTCTGCAACATCAGGATGGCACGAGCCATCTCGCGGCATCGACCGTGCCGAACTGCCGTGCTTACGATCCGGCCTTCGCGTACGAGGTGGCGATGATCGTCGACGAAGGCATGCGGCAGATGATCGAACATCAGCGCGACGTGTTCTATTACATGACCGTCATGAATGAAAATTACGCGCAACGTCCGCTCGCCGAAGCCGATATCGAACGCGTGCGCAGCGGTGTTCTCAGGGGCATGTACGCATTGGAGCCGGCACGGATCGAGGTCGCCGAGGTGCAGTTGTTGGGCTCGGGCGCGATTCTCGGTGAGGTGCGGGCCGCGGCGCAGATGTTGAAAGACGACTGGAACGTCGAAGCCGCCGTATGGAGCGTGACGAGTTTCACCGAATTGCATCGCGACGGTGTGGCCTTGGAGCGCGCGAATCGATTGCTGGAAAACAGCGGAGATGCCGTGCCCTATGTGACGGCTTCGCTGGCTGCTTCGCGTGGTCCGGTGATCGCCGCGACGGACTATGTGCGCGCCGTGCCGGAACTGATCCGTGCGTACGTGCCGTCCCGCTACGTGACACTCGGCACGGATGGCTTTGGGCGCAGCGACACGCGCGCGGCTCTGCGCGCGTTCTTCGAAGTGGACCGTGCGTCGATTGTGATTGCCGCGTTGAAAGCACTCGTCGACGATGGGCTGCGGGAGGTGGACGTCGTGCGTCAGGCGATCGATAGATACGGGCGTGCCGGAAGCGGACGGCACGAACCCTGGCTCGTCTAGCACGATGAAATAAAGGACGCCCGGCTGATCTGCGCAACGCCCGTTACGTCAGTGTGACCGATCAACGGGTTTTCCCGTACCTCGGCCGGAATGTCTGTTTTTGGTGATAACTCGACTTTTTATCGGAATTTCCGACGAAGCCAACTGGCATAAACTCGTTCATCAGGTGCTGTTGTTCGAATACGTGCTGCAGCGGAAATCGCTGTGCTGGCCGAAAGCCGGCGTATGAACTTCGGGGCACCTCGGCCTTAAGTGAAGAGGAGACCTGGGCCATGAACGTTGCGCTGGATCGGATTGACCTCAGCATCCTGAGTGAACTTCAGGAAGATTCGAGTCTGACAAATCTCGAGCTGGCCGCTCGAGTCAACCTGTCACCCTCTCCCTGTCTCGTCCGGGTCAGGAATCTGGAGCGTCTCGGCGTGATCAGCCGGCGCGTTGCCGTGCTCGACGCGTCTCTACTCGGGCTGGTGGTGATGGCCATCGTCGAGATCGGCCTGGAGCGGCAGGGCATGCATGCGCGAGAGAGTTTCGCTGACACGGTGAAGGGCATTACCGAGGTCATGGACTGTTTCATGATGACCGGGCCAACCGACTACCTCCTACGCGTGGTGGCGCGGGATCTCGTGGAGCTCGAACACATCATCACGCACAAGCTGACATCATTGCCCGGCGTGGCCAGCGTTCGCTCGAACGTTGTCCTTAAACGGCTCGCCAATAAAACGACGCTGCCGATCGACACCACGCGGCCTATCCAGATTCATGCGATGTCGCAGGCGTCGTGACGGCGGAAATGAAAAGGTATCCGGATGAATGACGTTACTTCTACCTTGAAGCCGATGGATTTGCACAGCGATATGTCGACAGCCTCGGAGATTGTCGAGGAAGCTAGAGCTGGCCGCATGTTCATTCTGGTGGACGATGAAAACCGCGAGAACGAAGGCGACCTTATCATTCCCGCCCAGTTCGCCACGCCCGACGCGGTGAACTTCATGGCGAGGCATGCGCGCGGCTTGATCTGCCTTGCCATGACCCGTTCGCGGTGTGAATCGCTGGGGCTGCGCCCGATGAGCCGGAGCAACGGATCGCGGCACGAGACTGCATTCACGGTGTCGATCGAGGCGCGTGACGGCGTGAGTACGGGGATCTCGGCAGCCGACCGTTCCCGCACCATTTCGGTTGCCATCAATCCGGAAACGAGCCGCGACGATATCGTCTCTCCCGGCCATGTTTTTCCGCTCATGGCGCGCGACGGCGGCACGCTGGTGCGCGCGGGCCATACCGAAGCCGCGGTCGATATCGCGCGTCTGGCCGGGCTCGTGCCGGCCGGTGTGATCTGCGAGATCATGAACGACGACGGCACCATGGCGAGGCTGCCGGATCTGATCGGTTTTTCGCGGCGGCACGGGCTGAAACTGGGCACCATCGCCGAGCTCATCGCGTATCGCCGGCGAACGGAAAAGCTCGTCGAGGTCGTCGAAAACGGCAGCTTTACCGAGCCGAACGGACGTCACTGGCGCATTGTCGTGTACCGGAACCGTATCGATCAGGTCGAACATATCGCCTTTGTCATTGGCGATCTGCGCGGAGCCGATCCGGTACCCGTGCGCATGCATGCAGTCGACACCATGAACGACATCATGGGAGGCCATCACCTCGCGTCTTTACGCGGTGCCGCGCGGTTGTTGGGAAACGGGAATCGCGGCGTCATCGTGCTCATTCGCGAGTCGCGACCCACGGCGGTGTCGGAACGTGTGCGCTCGATGATGCACCCCGAACCCGCGGAACCGGCACTCCGCGATTACGGCGTAGGTGCGCAGATTCTTGCCGATCTCGGCGTGAGGAACATAATTCTTCTCTCCAATCATGAGAGAACGATTGTCGGCCTGGAAGGCTATGACTTGAATGTCGTGGAACAAAGAGGAATAGAGCGCGTCAGGGAGTATCAGGACGATTGAATCCATCGGGAAGGGTCCTGGTTTCGGCGCTGCGCACCGATGCTCCGATGCTCCGATTCACTCAAGGTTGAGAAGCTTCTATTTTCTCCACCCGGAATTTTCCCGGACTTTGCCCCATGGTCTTCTTGAACATGGTGATGAACGAATTGGGACCTTCGTAACCGAGTTCAAGCGACACGGCGTGAACCGAGGCGCCCGCCGACAAACGCTGAAGCGCGATGATGATGTGCAGGCGTTCGCGCCAGCGTCCGAACGTCATGCCCGTTTCGCTGAGTACCAATCGCGCGAGTGTCCGCTCGCTCATGGCATAACGACGTCCCCATTCCGCGATCGTGCTGCGATCGGCAGGATTGTCGAGCAACGACGAAGCGATCTGTTGAAGCCGATGGTTATCGGAGATCGGCAGAAAGACATCGTCGGGCGCGAGTTGTGTGAGTTGGTCCAGCAATACCGTGGCGAGCCGGCTGGTCGGTCCTTCTTCTGGATAGAACGGCGAGAGCCTGGCCAGTGAGCGTATCAACTCGCGGATGAGCGGCGTGATCGTGAAGCTACGACATTCCTGGGGCATATCGGCTGCGTCGGGCGCGATGCAGATCACGTACAGGCTCGCAAAGTCCGACGCGTGATTGCTATGAGGAATGCCGCCGGGAATCCACACCGCGCCATTGGGCGGCACGATCCACCATCCGTTCGGCGATCGGCACATGACCGAGCCTCTCAATGCGACCACGAGTTGTCCTTTTCGATGGACATGCATGGGCAACTCGTCTTCTTTACCCTGCGTCTGCAGAAGCACGGCTGTTACTGGAGAGTCGATGGAATCCGGATCGAACGGGTGATAGTCGATCGTTATTTCGTCGGTCGCGATCGACGACGCTGCAGGATGGGTGTCAGACGTTGCTGGGTCCACGGTTCACTCGCTTCGGCGCTGATCGTATTGCCTCTTCCAGTTCATGTTGCCGTTCGCAGCGCAACATTGGGCGGCGCATCTGAATGACGCGATTTTAATCCGCCGAATCAATACAGGTGCCGACAATTCAAAATTAAATTTTCCACCCCTGCACCTACA is a window of Paraburkholderia sp. D15 DNA encoding:
- a CDS encoding NADH:flavin oxidoreductase/NADH oxidase; this translates as MSLPILFTPAQIGNLKLDNRIVIAPMAQYSAEDGQMNEWHLIHLGHLASSGAALLTIEATAVTPEGRNTPGDVGLYSDACEAAMARVLHGVRRWSDMPIGIQLNHAGRKASRQKSWDGGAQILPGQPNGWSTHGPSSLAFASGEMPPVALDRDGLAAIRNAFASAARRASRLGLEFIQILGAHGYLLHEFLSPLSNQRTDEYGGSLGNRMRFPLEVFEAVRDAFAHDRPVTMRVSATDWVEGGWSIEDTIAFVDALERRGCAAINVSSGGSSPAQRIPVGPGYQVPLARAVKQATNLPVIAVGLITEFEQAETILGTGDADLIALARAVLYDPRWPWHAAAHFGVQVKAPHQYHRAQPHRIRNLFV
- a CDS encoding alpha/beta hydrolase, translating into MTNFLFVHGAFHGGWCFDKVRPSLEEAGHRVLTPTLTGVGERSHLATLGPVNLETHILDIVNLIKWRDLHDVVLCGHSYGCLVITGVADLLPDRIASLVYLDGPLPEKSGDSLFSLLPNLLSPWAESSATLGGTQVAHWPSKVFGVDEEHQAWADSKLTSHPLACFTQQLSLTGEFRKVPKKLYIYNSKDIGLPSLIPDWYEAQRDLPGSHVYSLDGGHDLMINTAREVADILLKHV
- the mdeB gene encoding alpha-ketoglutarate dehydrogenase yields the protein MTDLSSGTRSLASLHRARIDEDPQETAEWLDALDGVVSHAGVERAQYLFDRLAAHASSNGVTTARLNITPYVNTIPVDRQLPYPGDIETEEKLAAALRWNALAMVVRANRAYGELGGHIASYASAADLFEVGFNHFFRGADDASGGDLIYFQPHSSPGVYARAFLEGFLGETHLEHYRQEIAGPGLCSYPHPWLMPDFWQFPTGSMGIGPINSIYQARFMRYLQNRGLLRTEGRKVWGFFGDGEMDEPESIGALSLAARESLDNLVFVINCNLQRLDGPVRSNSRIIDELEAQFTGAGWNVIKVLWGSDWDTLFARDRTGALARAFSHTVDGQFQTFSANDGAYNRERFFGQNAELAALAAHLSNDDIDGLRRGGHDVRKLHAAYERAAKHAGQPTVILAKTMKGFGMGSIGQGRMTTHQQKKLDIDQLKAFRDRFRLPLSDDDVEQLRFYKPAESSAVMQYLHARRVALGGYLPRRRTAASHTPAVPAMSSWGQFALDTNGKEMSTTMAIVRMLGNLLKDAELGPRIVPVVADEARTFGMANLFRQVGIYSPHGQLYEPEDMGSMLYYREDTGGQILEEGISEAGAVSSWIAAATSYSVHDLPMLPFYIYYSMFGFQRIGDLIWAAADQRARGFLIGATAGKTTLGGEGLQHQDGTSHLAASTVPNCRAYDPAFAYEVAMIVDEGMRQMIEHQRDVFYYMTVMNENYAQRPLAEADIERVRSGVLRGMYALEPARIEVAEVQLLGSGAILGEVRAAAQMLKDDWNVEAAVWSVTSFTELHRDGVALERANRLLENSGDAVPYVTASLAASRGPVIAATDYVRAVPELIRAYVPSRYVTLGTDGFGRSDTRAALRAFFEVDRASIVIAALKALVDDGLREVDVVRQAIDRYGRAGSGRHEPWLV
- a CDS encoding Lrp/AsnC family transcriptional regulator produces the protein MNVALDRIDLSILSELQEDSSLTNLELAARVNLSPSPCLVRVRNLERLGVISRRVAVLDASLLGLVVMAIVEIGLERQGMHARESFADTVKGITEVMDCFMMTGPTDYLLRVVARDLVELEHIITHKLTSLPGVASVRSNVVLKRLANKTTLPIDTTRPIQIHAMSQAS
- the ribB gene encoding 3,4-dihydroxy-2-butanone-4-phosphate synthase; this encodes MNDVTSTLKPMDLHSDMSTASEIVEEARAGRMFILVDDENRENEGDLIIPAQFATPDAVNFMARHARGLICLAMTRSRCESLGLRPMSRSNGSRHETAFTVSIEARDGVSTGISAADRSRTISVAINPETSRDDIVSPGHVFPLMARDGGTLVRAGHTEAAVDIARLAGLVPAGVICEIMNDDGTMARLPDLIGFSRRHGLKLGTIAELIAYRRRTEKLVEVVENGSFTEPNGRHWRIVVYRNRIDQVEHIAFVIGDLRGADPVPVRMHAVDTMNDIMGGHHLASLRGAARLLGNGNRGVIVLIRESRPTAVSERVRSMMHPEPAEPALRDYGVGAQILADLGVRNIILLSNHERTIVGLEGYDLNVVEQRGIERVREYQDD